The proteins below come from a single Mercenaria mercenaria strain notata chromosome 3, MADL_Memer_1, whole genome shotgun sequence genomic window:
- the LOC123525900 gene encoding uncharacterized protein LOC123525900 — MKIAGQVSLILFLLVSSTHTVWRKKVCNLGRSCLRSYPCMEEFLRCDCIPPQFAGQNFEDLCWTSLAYEVGAPICCVNIEKRQETSRMLSNAGINNGDLLMSVLRSTVQKRNNIQTGNTILNNDVKSKPKDYRTKMTTSARSKHKNVMLKPRKTSVPKSIFVSTDDTSWTFPQQKVVTEFINTLLHAGKELDGKEMDNAYQGFSHKSLFTDVGYAYINPAVEPGLTESADIYPLQKETVTDKDNAYLNPVPISDSDNRLQSSHQNTRGRNSENTFPNNLQISSLTDHGNSDLQSVQKISEINKHNLMQNRILNALKCRTDRK; from the exons ATGAAGATTGCAGGACAAGTTTCGCTGATACTCTTCCTTCTGGTGTCTTCTACCCACACTGTTTGGCGCAAGAAAGTTTGTAACCTTGGCCGCTCTTGTCTTAGATCATACCCATGCATGGAGGAGTTTTTAAGGTGTGACTGTATACCTCCACAATTCGCAGGTCAAAATTTTGAGGACCTGTGCTG GACATCATTGGCTTACGAAGTTGGTGCACCAATATGCTGTGTAAACATAGAAAAAAGACAGGAAACGTCAAG GATGTTGTCAAATGCGGGTATCAATAATGGGGACTTACTTATGTCCGTGCTTCGTAGTACCGTACAAAAGAGAAATAACATTCAAACTGGAAATACAATCTTAAACAACGACGTGAAATCAAAACCAAAAGATTATCGAACTAAGATGACCACGAGTGCCAGAAGTAAACATAAAAATGTCATGTTGAAACCACGTAAAACTAGCGTGCCGAAGTCGATTTTTGTTAGTACTGATGATACAAGTTGGACTTTTCCGCAACAGAAAGTGGTGACGGAGTTTATCAATACGCTGCTACATGCTGGGAAAGAGCTGGATGGGAAAGAAATGGACAATGCATATCAAGGTTTCAGTCATAAATCTTTGTTCACGGATGTGGGTTATGCATATATAAATCCTGCTGTTGAACCAGGGCTTACCGAATCAGCCGATATATACCCATTACAAAAAGAAACAGTTACGGATAAAGACAATGCATACCTCAACCCTGTACCAATTTCGGACAGTGATAACAGGTTACAAAGTTCTCATCAAAATACACGTGGGAGGAATTCCGAAAACACATTCCCAAACAATTTACAAATATCAAGTCTTACAGACCATGGTAATTCAGACTTGCAATCTGTGCAAAAGATTAGTGAGATAAATAAACACAATTTAatgcaaaacagaattttaaatgcattaaagTGTCGTACGGACAGAAAATAG